In Chryseobacterium camelliae, one DNA window encodes the following:
- a CDS encoding phosphatidate cytidylyltransferase — MDKNLIQRTLSGIVYVAVIIFCTSPVGAYLLNSISPEPVKQQYLYYGMITLFLAVSSWECFKIMKFGDGYERWAVWPLIIFIFYIFSKRYFQYGFFFDFRLSELLAILLVLIAVVTLFKYPNELYYDSGKLIFTVIYIALPFCFALGLPKFSSYNDHFSLEVMFLFILIWSSDTFAYLVGKFFGKHKMAPKISPKKTWEGYAGGVILTLVLSYFIEHYQPGLRGNWMVVGFLIAAFAPVGDLVESQLKRNFGVKDSGNIIPGHGGLLDRLDSFLICVPVVYLYFILEKFI; from the coding sequence TTGGACAAAAATCTTATTCAAAGAACCCTTTCGGGCATCGTATATGTGGCAGTTATTATTTTCTGCACCAGTCCGGTAGGTGCTTATCTTCTTAACAGCATTTCTCCAGAACCGGTAAAACAGCAATACCTGTATTATGGAATGATAACACTGTTTCTCGCAGTGAGCTCATGGGAATGTTTTAAGATCATGAAATTTGGTGACGGCTACGAAAGATGGGCAGTATGGCCACTTATCATCTTCATTTTTTATATTTTCTCCAAACGGTATTTCCAGTACGGCTTCTTCTTCGACTTCAGGCTGAGTGAGCTTCTTGCCATTCTCCTGGTCCTTATTGCGGTAGTTACCTTATTTAAATACCCCAATGAACTTTATTACGACAGCGGTAAACTAATCTTTACCGTGATCTATATTGCCCTCCCATTCTGTTTTGCCCTCGGGCTCCCAAAATTTTCCAGTTATAATGATCATTTCTCCCTTGAGGTAATGTTCTTGTTCATCCTGATCTGGAGCAGTGATACTTTTGCCTATCTGGTTGGAAAATTCTTTGGGAAACATAAGATGGCGCCTAAAATTTCACCTAAAAAAACCTGGGAAGGATATGCCGGCGGTGTGATCCTTACGCTTGTTCTTTCCTACTTTATTGAGCACTACCAGCCAGGCTTGCGAGGGAACTGGATGGTGGTAGGTTTTCTTATTGCCGCTTTTGCGCCGGTAGGAGACCTGGTAGAGAGCCAGCTGAAAAGGAATTTTGGGGTAAAAGACAGCGGGAATATTATTCCGGGACATGGAGGTTTATTGGACAGACTGGATAGTTTCCTGATCTGTGTGCCTGTTGTATATTTGTATTTTATATTAGAAAAATTTATATAG
- a CDS encoding phosphatidylserine decarboxylase family protein — MKLHRESKGTITVATLLFIIISAAAIYFLEIWSLLVIMPLLVIYSLVFWFFRVPNREILEHRENVVAPVDGKVVMIKEVDENEFLNERAIQVSIFMSPLNVHICRYPVSGKVIYKKYHPGKYLVAWHEKSSTDNERTTVAVESLTQHKVVFRQIAGYVARRIVFYCNEGDEAKAGHEFGFIKFGSRMDIFLPLDTEIICKIGDITKGGLDVIARMKDY, encoded by the coding sequence ATGAAATTACATAGAGAGTCAAAAGGAACTATAACAGTAGCTACGCTGCTTTTCATTATCATCAGTGCAGCAGCGATCTATTTTCTTGAGATATGGTCATTATTGGTTATTATGCCATTGCTGGTTATTTACAGCTTGGTGTTCTGGTTTTTCCGGGTTCCGAACCGTGAAATTCTTGAACACAGGGAGAATGTAGTGGCTCCTGTGGATGGCAAAGTAGTTATGATTAAAGAAGTAGATGAAAATGAGTTCCTTAATGAAAGGGCTATCCAGGTTTCCATTTTCATGTCACCGCTGAATGTGCACATTTGCCGTTATCCCGTTTCAGGAAAGGTGATTTATAAAAAGTACCATCCCGGAAAGTATCTGGTAGCCTGGCATGAGAAGTCATCTACTGATAATGAAAGGACGACCGTTGCTGTAGAAAGCTTAACCCAGCATAAAGTTGTTTTCAGGCAGATTGCAGGGTATGTAGCCAGAAGGATTGTTTTCTATTGTAATGAAGGCGATGAAGCTAAAGCAGGACATGAATTCGGATTCATTAAATTCGGCTCCAGGATGGATATCTTCCTTCCGCTGGATACTGAGATTATCTGTAAGATCGGAGATATTACCAAAGGCGGTCTGGATGTCATTGCCCGAATGAAAGATTATTAA
- a CDS encoding peptide-N-glycosidase F-related protein translates to MKKLLLPFLIIFSLFKSQTTINVFSQVVFYDGYANTVTQPVPANTIRLANYRYTRKLTDAELNSFQNKITLNVTIGALCDNYDRIGGVHIALVPKGQASYTLNDTQVKRFEVGRYITPFMNKNISPTEVPYSYEVNNLYSVFSNTALRNMYDIWVELDVFGVPYAANTQVSGCSGRSDVFAGTLTFVTSNDSTITNNFNTVLPMLDSSPLNNYNNTDVAGETVRLVNFNLTQTASNPKFFIVSTPHGAGTNGEEYVRRQNYVSLDNTQVLTFTPGGKSCEPYRVYNTQGNGIYGSTPKSAAWWTSWNNWCPGDSVPIRSFTLTSLSAGSHILKYEVPSAEFYNQDGQIVLSMYMQSQNQNLSVKDVSTTDVSIYPNPTADYVMVKGQKKVKLISVFSTDGRKLSETAGSRADLTAYPAGTYVLDITLENGIRFSHKIIKK, encoded by the coding sequence ATGAAAAAACTGTTACTTCCTTTTTTAATCATTTTTTCTTTATTTAAATCACAAACTACCATCAATGTCTTTTCTCAGGTAGTATTTTATGACGGCTATGCCAATACGGTTACTCAGCCGGTACCCGCCAATACCATTAGGCTGGCTAATTACCGCTATACGAGAAAGCTGACAGATGCTGAACTGAACAGCTTTCAGAATAAAATTACCCTTAATGTGACTATTGGTGCTTTGTGTGACAATTATGACAGGATAGGGGGAGTGCATATTGCACTGGTTCCTAAAGGGCAGGCTTCTTATACGCTTAACGATACTCAGGTTAAAAGGTTTGAAGTTGGAAGATACATCACCCCTTTCATGAATAAAAATATTTCTCCTACGGAAGTTCCGTATTCCTATGAGGTGAACAACCTCTACTCGGTTTTTAGTAATACGGCCTTGAGGAATATGTATGATATCTGGGTGGAACTGGATGTCTTTGGCGTTCCGTATGCGGCCAATACGCAAGTGTCGGGATGTTCGGGAAGGAGTGATGTGTTCGCCGGGACTTTAACGTTTGTTACTTCCAATGATTCTACGATCACTAATAATTTTAATACGGTTCTTCCGATGCTGGACTCCAGTCCGCTGAATAACTATAATAATACGGATGTTGCAGGTGAAACCGTTCGTCTTGTTAACTTTAACCTTACGCAAACGGCTTCCAATCCTAAATTTTTTATTGTTTCAACACCTCATGGTGCCGGAACAAACGGAGAAGAATATGTGAGACGGCAGAATTACGTTTCTCTTGATAATACTCAGGTGCTCACGTTTACTCCGGGAGGAAAATCCTGCGAACCTTACAGGGTGTATAACACGCAAGGAAATGGAATTTACGGATCTACTCCTAAGAGTGCTGCATGGTGGACAAGTTGGAATAACTGGTGTCCTGGGGATTCTGTTCCAATCAGAAGCTTTACACTGACATCCTTATCTGCAGGAAGCCATATCCTTAAATATGAAGTGCCTTCTGCAGAGTTTTACAATCAAGACGGGCAGATTGTATTGTCCATGTACATGCAGAGCCAGAACCAGAATTTATCGGTAAAAGATGTTTCCACTACAGATGTTTCCATCTATCCTAATCCTACAGCAGATTATGTAATGGTGAAAGGGCAGAAAAAAGTGAAGTTAATTTCTGTTTTCTCAACAGATGGCAGGAAGCTTTCGGAAACAGCAGGATCTAGGGCTGATCTGACGGCTTATCCTGCAGGAACTTATGTGCTGGATATTACCCTGGAGAATGGTATCCGGTTTAGTCATAAGATCATTAAAAAATAA
- a CDS encoding M28 family peptidase encodes MKKLTYLAFSFFSVSMFAQEVSQEKVQTILSTLASDEMKGREIGTPENEAAANYIAKLFKENNLEYCTGSSYLVPFEYKGKTAYNVCGIKKGTNPEYLGFSGHFDHIGISKNPKDHIYNGADDDASGITTLIGIADYFKNKKPEFSMVFMAFNGEEKGMLGSRAIAANKNLDYIYDHMTALFNFEMVATESAFGKNALFMTGDEFSDLDELFNKNAENGLKIYPDPYAVQQLFYRSDNVSFVKKKIIAHSFSTVDMTKAKHYHHENDDVSVVDFTNLTKIINNLAKTLEKLTPSNFSPQYNNKVKLD; translated from the coding sequence ATGAAGAAACTAACTTATCTTGCTTTTTCTTTTTTCTCTGTATCCATGTTCGCCCAAGAGGTAAGCCAGGAAAAAGTGCAGACCATACTTTCAACACTGGCATCAGATGAAATGAAGGGCCGTGAAATCGGGACACCGGAGAATGAAGCTGCAGCAAATTATATTGCCAAACTTTTTAAAGAAAACAACCTTGAATATTGTACAGGAAGCTCTTACCTTGTTCCATTTGAATATAAGGGGAAAACAGCCTATAATGTATGTGGCATAAAAAAGGGTACGAATCCGGAGTACCTTGGATTTTCAGGGCATTTCGACCATATCGGGATAAGTAAAAATCCAAAGGACCATATCTATAACGGCGCCGATGATGATGCCAGCGGAATTACCACCCTGATCGGCATCGCCGATTACTTTAAAAATAAGAAACCTGAATTCTCAATGGTTTTCATGGCTTTTAACGGGGAAGAAAAAGGGATGCTCGGGTCAAGAGCCATTGCAGCCAATAAGAATCTGGACTATATCTACGACCATATGACCGCTCTTTTCAATTTTGAAATGGTGGCAACGGAATCAGCTTTCGGAAAAAATGCACTTTTTATGACCGGTGATGAATTTTCAGATCTTGATGAGTTGTTCAATAAGAATGCTGAAAACGGACTGAAGATCTATCCGGATCCTTATGCCGTACAGCAGCTGTTTTACCGTTCAGATAATGTAAGCTTTGTAAAGAAGAAGATCATCGCCCACTCTTTTTCAACGGTGGATATGACAAAAGCAAAACATTACCACCATGAGAATGATGATGTCTCTGTTGTTGACTTTACCAACCTGACGAAAATCATCAATAACCTTGCGAAAACGCTGGAAAAACTGACTCCTTCAAACTTCAGTCCGCAATACAACAATAAAGTAAAACTGGATTAG
- a CDS encoding DUF4293 family protein: MLQRIQTIWIFLAVLAAVFLFITGQDVAVAGNIPVIDVACVVLVITGVLSIFSFNNRKRQILLNRVSIIINVLLIGLLVYWLLNLSGGIQFPEKGIEPFFSLMAIICLLIANAYIKKDERLVKSVDRLR; this comes from the coding sequence ATGTTACAAAGAATACAGACCATATGGATTTTCCTGGCAGTTCTGGCTGCCGTATTTCTTTTCATCACAGGGCAGGATGTTGCTGTTGCAGGCAATATACCCGTCATTGATGTAGCATGTGTAGTCCTTGTAATCACAGGCGTACTGAGTATTTTCAGTTTCAACAACAGAAAAAGACAAATCTTGCTGAATAGAGTCAGCATTATTATAAACGTTTTGTTGATTGGCTTATTGGTGTACTGGTTGCTTAACTTATCCGGAGGAATTCAGTTTCCTGAGAAGGGTATTGAGCCGTTTTTTTCATTGATGGCGATTATCTGTTTGCTAATTGCAAATGCATACATCAAAAAAGATGAGAGGCTCGTAAAATCTGTAGACAGGCTCCGATAG
- the rho gene encoding transcription termination factor Rho, with the protein MFNIETLRSKSVTELTKILKDLGVKVARNSNENDKIFAILDYQASNPKVAKDYFNATEAPSNTEEKPAEKTEKAPARKTTAKKTATKSKPEAKTAAKQDKEKTEDTAPVSEEPKQEEPKAEPAEPIAEEPAATAARKKRKRVSTANTNAEPSQERPETPKTTESQESVPAEEKPQNPQAQARPQKGQHNNQHNNGNQNRNQNPNHNQHQNQNQNKQQQQQHSERSEEQPHQEQKKEFSFDGMVSIEGVLEILPDNYGFLRSSDFSYISSPDDVYVSTAQIRNYGLKTGDTVRGIVRLPKEGEKYFSLLRPTEVNGRDLAFIKDRVAFEYLTPLFPEEKFNLAGNNSTMSTRIVDLIAPIGKGQRAMIVAQPKTGKTMLLKDIANSIAANHPEVYMMVLLIDERPEEVTDMERSVNAEVIASTFDEAAEKHVKVANLVLAKAQRMVECGHDVVILLDSITRLARAYNTVTPASGKVLSGGVDANALHKPKRFFGAARKIEGGGSLTIIATALIDTGSKMDEVIFEEFKGTGNMELQLDRKIANRRIYPAIDLVASSTRRDDLLLDETTSQRMWILRKYLSEMNPVEAMEFVSKNIRGTLNNEEFLMSMNK; encoded by the coding sequence ATGTTTAACATCGAAACGTTAAGGTCAAAATCCGTAACGGAGTTGACTAAAATCTTAAAGGATTTGGGCGTTAAAGTAGCAAGAAACAGCAATGAAAATGATAAAATATTTGCTATTCTTGACTATCAGGCTTCCAATCCAAAGGTAGCCAAAGATTATTTCAATGCTACGGAAGCTCCTTCAAACACTGAAGAAAAACCAGCGGAGAAAACCGAAAAGGCCCCTGCCAGAAAGACCACTGCGAAGAAGACGGCAACCAAATCCAAACCGGAAGCTAAAACAGCCGCCAAACAAGATAAAGAAAAAACGGAGGATACAGCACCTGTTTCTGAAGAACCCAAACAGGAAGAACCTAAAGCGGAACCTGCTGAGCCCATTGCAGAAGAACCTGCGGCAACGGCAGCAAGAAAAAAAAGAAAAAGGGTCTCCACAGCGAATACCAACGCAGAACCTTCACAGGAAAGACCGGAAACTCCTAAAACTACAGAATCCCAGGAGTCTGTTCCAGCAGAAGAAAAGCCTCAGAATCCTCAAGCTCAGGCTCGTCCGCAGAAAGGACAACACAATAATCAACACAATAACGGAAATCAGAACCGGAACCAAAATCCTAACCATAACCAGCATCAGAACCAAAATCAGAATAAGCAGCAACAGCAGCAGCATTCTGAAAGAAGTGAAGAACAACCACACCAGGAACAGAAAAAAGAATTCAGTTTCGATGGAATGGTAAGCATAGAAGGTGTTCTGGAAATCCTTCCTGACAACTACGGATTCCTGCGTTCATCAGATTTCAGCTACATTTCTTCTCCGGATGATGTGTATGTTTCTACTGCTCAGATCAGGAATTACGGATTAAAGACAGGAGATACGGTAAGAGGAATCGTAAGGTTGCCAAAAGAAGGGGAGAAATATTTTTCCCTGCTAAGGCCTACAGAAGTTAACGGACGGGATCTGGCATTCATCAAGGACCGCGTTGCCTTTGAATACCTCACGCCGCTTTTCCCGGAAGAAAAATTTAATCTGGCAGGAAATAATTCCACCATGTCCACAAGAATTGTGGATTTAATTGCCCCTATCGGAAAAGGGCAGCGGGCAATGATCGTTGCACAGCCGAAAACAGGTAAAACCATGTTGCTGAAAGATATCGCTAATTCTATAGCAGCCAACCATCCTGAAGTATACATGATGGTCCTTCTGATCGATGAACGTCCGGAAGAGGTAACTGATATGGAGAGAAGCGTTAATGCTGAAGTGATTGCATCTACCTTTGATGAAGCGGCTGAAAAGCATGTGAAGGTAGCCAATCTCGTTCTGGCAAAGGCACAGAGAATGGTAGAATGCGGACATGATGTGGTAATTTTGCTGGATTCCATTACCAGGCTGGCAAGAGCATACAATACGGTTACGCCTGCATCCGGAAAGGTACTTTCAGGAGGGGTGGACGCCAATGCACTTCACAAACCGAAAAGGTTCTTCGGGGCCGCAAGGAAGATTGAAGGAGGAGGATCTCTAACGATTATTGCAACGGCCCTTATCGACACCGGTTCCAAAATGGATGAAGTGATCTTTGAAGAATTCAAAGGAACAGGGAATATGGAACTTCAGCTGGACAGGAAAATTGCCAACAGAAGAATTTACCCTGCCATTGACCTGGTGGCTTCCAGTACCCGTAGAGACGATCTGCTGCTGGATGAAACCACTTCCCAAAGAATGTGGATTCTCAGAAAATACCTGTCTGAAATGAATCCGGTGGAAGCGATGGAGTTTGTCAGCAAAAATATCAGAGGAACATTGAATAATGAAGAGTTCCTGATGTCCATGAACAAGTAA
- a CDS encoding superoxide dismutase: MSFQLPSLGYAYDALEPTIDAKTMEIHHTKHHQAYIDNLNKAIEGTDLEGKTIEEICKTGTDKPAVRNNGGGHFNHTLFWQILTPGGSKEPVGNVKSAIEAYGGFEKFKTDFSEAAKTRFGSGWAWLVKNEDGSVSVTSTPNQDNPLMPVADAKGTPVLGLDVWEHAYYLNYQNRRPDYVTAFFNVVNWDKVEELFNK; the protein is encoded by the coding sequence ATGTCATTTCAATTACCATCACTAGGATACGCTTATGACGCATTGGAACCAACAATAGATGCGAAAACTATGGAAATCCACCATACAAAACACCATCAGGCATATATTGATAATCTGAATAAAGCTATCGAAGGCACAGATCTGGAAGGAAAGACCATTGAAGAAATCTGCAAGACCGGAACAGATAAGCCAGCAGTAAGAAATAATGGCGGAGGACATTTTAACCATACCCTTTTCTGGCAAATCCTGACTCCGGGAGGAAGCAAGGAGCCTGTAGGAAATGTAAAATCAGCTATTGAAGCTTACGGAGGTTTTGAAAAATTCAAGACAGATTTTTCTGAAGCAGCAAAAACCAGATTCGGTTCAGGTTGGGCATGGCTGGTCAAAAATGAAGATGGTTCTGTTTCCGTTACTTCTACGCCTAATCAGGATAATCCGCTTATGCCTGTAGCAGATGCTAAAGGAACTCCTGTATTAGGGTTGGATGTTTGGGAGCATGCGTACTACCTGAACTACCAGAACAGAAGACCTGATTACGTTACAGCATTCTTTAATGTGGTTAACTGGGATAAGGTAGAAGAATTATTCAACAAATAA
- a CDS encoding T9SS type A sorting domain-containing protein — protein sequence MKKISLIIMLCFCLIEITAQSYEQQYIQNEQIRLANVNDTEVEIDNFISQNMDTYDFTEVTNNVNQIKDENDQPLTGSAYQNALSYAKKERLRNFYFEKNPEKLKLYSARILQQCVNGGFEADGGSTFGYSFTSNQIAAPAWSAFNNNPGTAITPGPTAKATLVDNSINDPIVGIPRINNGTHAIRLGNSILGNQGDFYFVTRMRRTFVVNENSISFAFALVLENGGNSHVTGNTNPYYQVRLFNSNNQVIFYRNVMANPSNPLFTNSNGVLFTNWLCENINTARYMGQTVTLEITLSDCGQGGHWGYGYFDDFCGFDCPSPAFNPSITLNPLPSGCPKFPLPVSGNITLPSNASFTNVTLQVSDMSNNIITTKVINAAPGGFFSTNLDYSDFYPSGSNNNTQFNIRGILNYTINGVTQTLTVNNTNPPGPDVSFKNCPTPCYEEIVFQSDQTINNSVNYQASCCITSYSIINPDHTVNFKAGYLISLEPGFYVTGYNTGLFHAYIERCDEDNFSSRIQQDNSKNRNEIKSINSDVKISPNPTSTYINIEPGKEKVISWDLYDRSGKSVLRGNSLQIDVQNILQGSYVLKINLEKRHISKAIIIK from the coding sequence ATGAAAAAAATTTCACTCATTATAATGCTGTGTTTTTGCTTAATAGAAATTACTGCGCAAAGTTACGAGCAGCAATATATCCAGAATGAACAGATCCGCCTTGCTAATGTGAATGATACAGAAGTTGAGATTGATAATTTCATCAGTCAAAATATGGACACGTATGATTTTACAGAAGTAACAAATAATGTTAATCAAATTAAAGATGAAAATGACCAACCATTGACCGGCTCTGCCTATCAAAATGCATTATCATATGCAAAAAAGGAAAGATTAAGAAATTTCTATTTTGAAAAGAATCCTGAGAAACTAAAACTTTATTCTGCACGTATTTTACAACAATGCGTCAACGGGGGTTTTGAAGCCGATGGAGGATCAACATTTGGCTATAGTTTTACTTCTAATCAAATTGCAGCGCCGGCATGGAGCGCATTTAATAACAACCCAGGCACCGCTATTACACCTGGTCCTACAGCAAAAGCGACCCTTGTTGATAACTCAATTAATGATCCTATCGTAGGTATCCCAAGAATTAATAATGGTACTCATGCCATAAGATTAGGTAATTCTATTCTCGGCAACCAGGGCGACTTTTATTTTGTTACCAGAATGAGAAGGACATTTGTAGTAAATGAAAATTCCATAAGTTTTGCATTCGCCTTAGTGTTAGAAAACGGAGGAAATAGCCATGTAACTGGTAACACAAATCCATACTATCAGGTAAGATTGTTCAATAGCAATAATCAAGTAATTTTTTACAGGAATGTAATGGCAAATCCATCTAATCCCCTCTTTACAAATTCCAATGGTGTACTTTTCACTAATTGGCTTTGTGAAAATATCAATACAGCTAGATACATGGGACAAACTGTAACCTTAGAAATTACTTTGAGTGATTGTGGGCAAGGAGGTCATTGGGGCTACGGCTATTTTGATGATTTCTGCGGATTCGATTGTCCTTCACCAGCATTTAATCCCAGCATAACACTAAACCCTTTGCCTAGTGGCTGTCCAAAATTTCCTCTTCCTGTTTCAGGTAATATTACTTTACCTTCTAATGCCTCTTTTACTAACGTAACATTACAGGTTTCAGATATGTCTAATAATATTATCACTACAAAGGTCATTAATGCTGCACCCGGCGGTTTCTTTTCTACCAATCTTGATTATTCTGATTTCTATCCGTCAGGTTCAAACAATAATACGCAATTCAATATTAGAGGCATCTTGAATTACACTATTAATGGAGTTACACAGACACTAACTGTAAATAATACAAATCCACCAGGACCAGATGTCTCATTTAAAAATTGTCCTACTCCATGCTACGAAGAGATAGTCTTCCAGTCTGATCAAACTATTAATAATTCTGTAAACTATCAGGCTTCGTGTTGCATAACTTCTTACTCTATTATTAACCCTGATCACACTGTAAATTTTAAAGCAGGTTATTTGATATCGCTAGAACCTGGGTTTTATGTAACTGGATATAATACCGGACTATTTCATGCGTATATTGAACGTTGCGATGAGGACAACTTTAGTTCGAGAATTCAGCAAGATAATTCGAAAAATAGAAATGAAATTAAGAGTATCAATTCTGATGTTAAAATATCTCCAAATCCTACCTCGACCTATATTAATATAGAACCAGGGAAGGAAAAGGTTATTTCATGGGATTTATATGATAGGTCCGGAAAATCTGTCTTAAGAGGTAATTCTTTACAAATAGATGTTCAGAATATATTGCAAGGAAGTTATGTCCTAAAAATTAATTTAGAGAAAAGACATATCTCAAAGGCTATCATTATTAAATAG
- a CDS encoding DUF6146 family protein, whose product MKHILLIIIIALIPFSCSAQADTKSDKEKTEMKPSKNEDGEWDLTVMDTQFDYFLNAVAKPMNQYSEASLKSRNTLLVNEWNSYYHSGRYRNVIESSIDYDPREKYGLKFEYKLYQVFAYVNWKYGLRMNGLSGSDVFQR is encoded by the coding sequence ATGAAGCATATACTACTTATCATCATTATAGCATTGATCCCTTTCAGCTGTTCTGCGCAGGCTGACACTAAAAGCGATAAGGAGAAAACGGAAATGAAGCCGTCCAAAAATGAAGACGGAGAATGGGACCTCACAGTTATGGATACGCAATTCGATTATTTTCTGAATGCAGTCGCCAAACCTATGAATCAATATTCGGAGGCCTCTCTGAAAAGCCGTAATACACTGCTGGTGAATGAATGGAATTCGTATTACCACTCCGGAAGGTACAGGAATGTCATTGAATCTTCCATCGACTATGATCCAAGGGAAAAGTACGGGCTGAAATTTGAATATAAGCTATACCAGGTTTTTGCCTACGTCAACTGGAAATATGGATTGCGTATGAACGGATTAAGCGGAAGCGACGTCTTCCAGAGGTAA